TTTCCATCTGTCAGCAAATATGTGATCAGTTATTTCCCCAGACACAATAAACACACCAAGAGTGTGCAAGAGTTGACAGGCCAACCTTGGTGACCATGATCGACAGAACCCCcaaaagaaaccaaaacaaCTACACTAACCTATGAAAGAAGGAAACCAGCTAGGACGAGGGCTATGGCCGAGAGGTTGCTGGAGCCAGGAGCTACGGCAAATACTGCGTGACACGGATCTATGGAAATACTTCTTCTAAGGTATTCTCACGTACTCAGACAATCATAAAGGGAACAAAAACCGAGTTAACATTACAGGTCCAATCTCAACGAAAAACCTTGAAAGTGCGCATAAAGAAAATCCAGTTTACAAGACCAATGGTACTTTCTCAACATAAAAATAAGAACCAATCAGCTTACTGTGGTGGCCACTACTTAACTATATCAGGCCCAAGAATACACCTCATCCGCTTCGGGCTGCGGAGTCAAACACCTATCTTCATGACATGCTTTATTTGACGTGCCCACTATTGCTTGAAAACGTAAGACTCCAGCCTGAATAAAGCCCTAAAGTTGTCCTGGCAACACTCTTGGTCAAAATTCTCATGGATAGTAAACTATGAAGTTAAACCTTTAGATGATACAAACAGCCAAATTCTTTGCATGTACTAATTCATAGAGTCAAAGCTAGAAATGACAACCATGTTCAGAAAGAACAGTCATGTGCAGTTGTGCACTAATGACGAACAAATCGCAGTTGGCAATAATGCAGGGAATCTAAGAGACTAAGCGAACCATGGTAGGTAATCTGAATGGTACCTGGCTCAGGAAATTGTGATCTATTTATCATAAAATTCAAACTTTCCGAAGAACAAAGAACTTAGGAGCGTAGGCATAACAGCAAGTGCATAAATGCTCATGGATAACGACAGGctcgaaaacaaaacaatgcTTACTGTTTTCTGAAAGCTGTCGAGGCTAAAAACTCCAGTCAAACAAAAGGGTACCCCAAACAAAAAGGCTGCTTGTCCATCCTTAATAGAACTTTACATTTAAACATGCCATTTGCTTCGGCTCTGCATGTCCATATATGGCTTTAAGGAGATAAGGATACATTTACACATGGAAGGTTTCTTTCTTGGACACCAATCAGCACATTAGCAAATCACAGAATTGGAACACGTACAGACACATATAGCAACAATCCAGAATTTAGTTCACCATTCATCAATAATGCAAAGAACACTTAAGGatagaaaattttaaattacTAACCTGAATGGTAGAACCGTAGAAGCACTATGTCAGCTTGTGGTCAGTTGGTCACATTCTGATGGGCAACAAATACATAAGGATTATGCTGCAGAAAAGTGTCCACTCAGAAGTGAGAATCGCACGAGCACTCGAGCAGTAGCCGTGGCAAGGAAGGCTGTGCACcccacgaagaaggcttgGTATGTGTAGTACTGCAGGTCCCtggggagaagagaggaatGCTGCAGACCCTATACCACAGAGAAAGGTAATCGATGATCAAAGGGACAGCCAACCCACCGAAGATGACCTGAACCCAAGCATTGTCTAAAAGGGAAATTGAAAATCTGATTATTCCATATCCGATGCATTTATCCTTTTCAGATGCACTTCACAAGTCATCTTGGTAACACCCTCTAGATTCATTATGTTGCGAGCCTTCAAAGATTACAACCATAGTAAAAAAACACTTCGTGGAGAGAAAAGAAACTAGAAACAAACCTGTACAAGCTGATTTGATCATGGGTAACTAATTTCCCTTGACTGAAACGGAACCAATAGCCCTTGGAGCTTTATTGATGCTACAGTTCAATAAATAAAGTAGTCAGAACGTAAATCTCTAATCAATGGGACCACAAATGTTCtgacaaaaaatataaagaGTGCACCAAATTACTTACGTCAGTAACCAAGCATCTACCATAGATCCTGGATGAGCCAAAGGATGAAACAAGGGGCTTCACTCCTCAAGTAAACATTTCAGCTGAAATTAGCATATCATAATTCTCAACATCGTCATATTTGTGCATCATTCTAGTAAGATTATCAAGCATTTCGTAGATTCTAAGAGCACCAAGGTGATTCTTGTCCTGTACAAGAAATAAGCTTGTTTTGTTTCCAACTGTAATCCAACTGCATCCTGGAAATTTTGTTGCTCCTTTTTCTCGCATTGCTTCTCTGGCCATCTTTGCTTCAACCCAGTTACCAGCTGCAGCATACATGTTTGAAAGCAACACGTACGTAGACGAGTTCTGTGGTTCCAATTCAACGAGCTCTTTTGCTGCAATTTCCCCCCTTTCTTCATCCTTGTGCATTCTGCATGCTGCAAGATATGTAGCCCAGATCACACCATCAGGCCTGAAGGGCAACTCGTTAATAACTTCTTGAGCCTCTTGAAGATGACCACCACGTCCAAGGAGATCAATAAAACATGCATAGTGATCTACTCTAGGCATTATCCCATAAACTTTGCTCATAGAATCGAAGTAATGCCGACCTTCAGAAATTAAGCCAGCATGAGCACAAGCAATTAGGACACCTAGGAACGTAACTTCATCAGACTTTATTTGTGAGTCTTGCATCTTCTGAAAAAGCAGAAGTGCCTCATCCGCATAGCCATTCTTTGCAAATCCAAGAATCATGGAGTTCCATAATGTGATGTCTTGCTTGGATTTCAATTCCTTGAAGGCTTCAAAGGAAGAAATGATATCCCCACACTTGGAGTACATGTCTATGATGGCACTAGTTGCGGTTTTGTAAGAACCAAATCCAGATTTAATGATGAGGCCATGTATCTCTTTTCCATCGCTAAGGGCTGTCATCTCAGAACAAGCTTTGAGAATACTTGCAAATGTGACCTCATCTGGATGAACATCATAACTGCGCATTCTCCAAAATGATAGCAATGATTGATAACTGTAACCATTTTGAGCATACCCTGAAACGATAGCTGTCCACTCAACTAGGTTTTTGTGATCTGGCATCTCTATCAAGAGTTTGTTTGCATCCTCAGGCATTCTAGCCTTCAAATATGTTCCAACCAGTGAAACACCAACGGAAGTATCATCATTCAGAAAACCAGACTTCAGTGTGTAACAGTGGACTTGTTTGCCAATGATTGAACTGAGAAGTCCAGTACAACCAGAAAGAATGCTTGAAAATGTAAAGCTGGAGGGCTTTAAACCATCTCTAAGAACCTGCTGAAACAAGTCTATGGCTTCATCTTCTCTATTGTTCTGCACTAGACCTGCAATTAGAACATTTCTTGGGACTATACTACTTGCATCTACCTGTGCCAAAACCTTCCTACACGATTCTACATCTCCATGCTTCGAATAAAAATCAATCAGAGAGCTACCAACAGCGTGATTTGAGCAGATACTATGCTTCATGGCCAGGCAATGGATTTGTTTTCCAGTCTCAGTAGCTCGAATATTGGAACATGCATTAATTACAGTAGCAAAAGACACCTCATCTGGTGTTACACCATCCAGATTCATCCCTTTGAGCATATGTATtgcttcttcgtcttcttcatTATGTGTAAGTCCAACTAGAAGGGCATTCCAAGATACAGTATCCTTGTAAGTAATCAGATTGAATAGTGTTTTTGCATCATCTATAGCTCCAAATTTCGAGTGCATATCTAATGTTGCATTAGCAACAAACAAGCTTGCATCCATGCAATTCTTGATTGTTACACATTGCACCTGCCTCCCCAAACAATGGGAATCCAAGTGGGCGCACGCACCGAG
The Brachypodium distachyon strain Bd21 chromosome 2, Brachypodium_distachyon_v3.0, whole genome shotgun sequence genome window above contains:
- the LOC112268514 gene encoding pentatricopeptide repeat-containing protein At3g09040, mitochondrial, whose translation is MAGATTSATAVLDAFVRARRCSAGGGVRPDQFDLAATLSACSRLGALVSGKQAHCDAEKRGLGSGAFCAAALVNMYARCGRVGDARRVFGGISLPDTVCWASMISGYHRAGRFQEAVCLFTRMEKMGSSPDRVTCVAVVCALTALGRLEDARTLLHRMPAPSSTVAWNAVISGYAQQSGIEHEVFGLYKDMRCWGLWPTRSTFASMLSAAANATAFIEGRQVHAAAVRHGLDANVFVGSSLINLYAKCGCIGDAILVFDCSGEKNVVMWNAMLNGLVRNEYQVEAIQMFLYMKRLGLEADEFTYVSVLGACAHLDSHCLGRQVQCVTIKNCMDASLFVANATLDMHSKFGAIDDAKTLFNLITYKDTVSWNALLVGLTHNEEDEEAIHMLKGMNLDGVTPDEVSFATVINACSNIRATETGKQIHCLAMKHSICSNHAVGSSLIDFYSKHGDVESCRKVLAQVDASSIVPRNVLIAGLVQNNREDEAIDLFQQVLRDGLKPSSFTFSSILSGCTGLLSSIIGKQVHCYTLKSGFLNDDTSVGVSLVGTYLKARMPEDANKLLIEMPDHKNLVEWTAIVSGYAQNGYSYQSLLSFWRMRSYDVHPDEVTFASILKACSEMTALSDGKEIHGLIIKSGFGSYKTATSAIIDMYSKCGDIISSFEAFKELKSKQDITLWNSMILGFAKNGYADEALLLFQKMQDSQIKSDEVTFLGVLIACAHAGLISEGRHYFDSMSKVYGIMPRVDHYACFIDLLGRGGHLQEAQEVINELPFRPDGVIWATYLAACRMHKDEERGEIAAKELVELEPQNSSTYVLLSNMYAAAGNWVEAKMAREAMREKGATKFPGCSWITVGNKTSLFLVQDKNHLGALRIYEMLDNLTRMMHKYDDVENYDMLISAEMFT